One Acidimicrobiales bacterium genomic region harbors:
- a CDS encoding Crp/Fnr family transcriptional regulator translates to MDKRGLLARSELLAALGEDALGALADTSREVSLSRGEVLFDQDDAGRDLYILMSGRIAIAKRAPDGRSSVVALMEEEDLFGEMSMFDGQGRSAEARALEPSRVIAVPYDAVRAALQGRPEALWTVVALLANRLRVTDEALADSMFLDVTGRTAKRLLELAGDSDEFTLPVTQEELAGMVGASRERVNKAIATFVRLGWLELSDRRYRIVERVKLAQRAL, encoded by the coding sequence GTGGACAAACGGGGCCTGCTGGCGCGCTCGGAGCTGCTGGCCGCCCTCGGCGAGGACGCGCTCGGCGCCCTGGCCGACACCTCGCGGGAGGTCTCGCTCAGCCGCGGTGAGGTCCTGTTCGACCAGGACGACGCCGGCCGGGACCTGTACATCCTGATGTCGGGGCGCATCGCCATCGCCAAGCGCGCCCCGGACGGACGCAGCTCGGTCGTGGCCCTCATGGAGGAGGAGGACCTCTTCGGGGAGATGTCCATGTTCGACGGGCAGGGGCGCTCCGCCGAGGCCCGGGCCCTGGAGCCCTCGCGCGTGATCGCAGTGCCTTACGACGCGGTGCGCGCCGCCCTCCAGGGCCGGCCCGAGGCCCTCTGGACGGTGGTGGCCCTGCTCGCCAACCGCCTCCGCGTGACGGATGAGGCGCTGGCCGACTCGATGTTCCTCGACGTCACCGGCCGGACGGCCAAGCGGCTGCTCGAGCTGGCCGGCGACAGCGACGAGTTCACCCTTCCCGTCACCCAGGAGGAGCTGGCGGGGATGGTCGGCGCGTCCCGGGAACGGGTGAACAAGGCCATCGCCACCTTCGTCCGCCTCGGCTGGCTCGAGCTGTCCGACCGCCGCTACCGCATCGTCGAGCGCGTGAAGCTGGCCCAGCGCGCGCTGTAG
- the disA gene encoding DNA integrity scanning diadenylate cyclase DisA: MPSRRSRAMTEALGAVAPGTPLREGLDRILQANMGALIVVGDEAAVLAICSGGFLLDAEFSPQRLSELAKMDGAIILARDASRIARANVHLVPDPTVPTTETGTRHRTAERVARSLDVPVISASETMSVIAVYRNAEKHPLESIPRLINRANQALQTLERYKNRLDVVSASLSALEVEDLVTVRDVVSMLQRSEMVRRIAEEVEEYVVELGTDGRLILLQLEELMGGVEDDRHLVIRDYLRPANGWTLTDALDRLAAMSTEDLLDLKTLAWVLHIPADAGGLDASLQPRGSRLLSRIPRLPDAVIQRVIEHFGDLPSVMRASVEELDDVEGVGAGRAKAIKEGLSRLAESSILDRYS; the protein is encoded by the coding sequence GTGCCGTCCCGTCGCAGCCGGGCCATGACCGAGGCCCTGGGCGCCGTCGCGCCGGGCACCCCGCTGCGCGAGGGCCTCGACCGCATCCTCCAGGCCAACATGGGGGCCCTCATCGTGGTGGGGGACGAGGCCGCCGTGCTGGCGATCTGCTCCGGGGGGTTCCTCCTCGACGCCGAGTTCAGCCCGCAGCGCCTGTCGGAGCTGGCCAAGATGGACGGCGCCATCATCCTGGCCCGCGACGCCAGCCGCATCGCCCGGGCCAACGTGCACCTGGTCCCCGACCCCACGGTTCCCACCACCGAGACGGGCACCCGGCACCGGACGGCGGAGCGGGTGGCCCGGTCGCTGGACGTGCCGGTGATATCGGCGTCCGAGACGATGTCGGTCATCGCCGTGTACCGCAACGCCGAGAAGCATCCCCTCGAGTCGATCCCCCGCCTGATCAACCGGGCCAACCAGGCCCTGCAGACCCTCGAGCGCTACAAGAACCGTCTCGACGTCGTCAGCGCGTCGCTGTCGGCCCTGGAGGTCGAGGACCTGGTGACGGTGCGCGACGTGGTGAGCATGCTGCAGCGCTCGGAGATGGTCCGCCGGATCGCCGAGGAGGTCGAGGAGTACGTCGTCGAGCTCGGCACCGACGGGCGCCTGATCCTGCTGCAGCTCGAGGAGCTGATGGGCGGCGTCGAGGACGACCGCCACCTCGTGATCCGCGACTACCTGCGCCCGGCCAACGGATGGACGCTGACCGACGCGCTCGACCGCCTGGCCGCCATGTCCACCGAGGACCTGCTGGACCTCAAGACGTTGGCCTGGGTGCTGCACATCCCGGCCGACGCCGGCGGCCTCGACGCCAGCCTCCAACCCCGCGGGAGCCGGCTGCTCTCGCGGATCCCCCGACTGCCCGACGCCGTGATCCAGCGCGTCATCGAGCACTTCGGGGACCTGCCGAGCGTCATGCGGGCATCGGTGGAGGAGCTCGACGACGTGGAAGGCGTCGGCGCCGGCCGGGCCAAGGCCATCAAGGAGGGCCTGTCCCGCCTGGCCGAGTCCAGCATCCTGGACCGCTACAGCTGA